GAACCCATGTCCTCCTCACACTGTACCCTATTATTAAAGCTGAGACAAATCCTTGTAATTACAAAAGTAAAAAGAATTGATTTGCATGGACTAACTGGGGAAGTACCCCAAGCAATGATTTTTCTTGGGGGGGAGAGCAGTATGTAattgtaatggcttctctgtaacgttaactgctgaggtaatagtttctctgtagcagaaatGTTTCGGTTATGGCTGGGAATAATTATGCATGTTAGCTAATCAGGATTCTGCTGCCCTGTCTGGTGATTCTGGAAGCTGTTGGTTTTGCGGGCTTTTGCCAGAAGGCGTGAGTGGGATGAaaagagaagacgcgaatggagagatgcGGTAGGCCGCCTGACGGGTTGGACTCCGAGCGGGGGTCCAAAGGTCAGCGACACTCAGAGGAGATCAAATGGTAGAAGGAagactactgagtgagctccaacgattATGCACAGAGTGTTTAATAAGATTGGcgccctttttcttttatattttgtttccctactaaccacatagtcaaagtaagagttataaagcttaattatttaattgcatatggtgtactgtctgatattttgcattgggggtacattacacagcatccacacaaacgtgattaccCCGTTTGGCAGGGCCGCAGGCTGATTCCCCTAGACGAACGCGAGCTGGTcaagcctgagggttacataaTGTTATTTTCATGTTACAGATTTAAATTTCAAACTGGATGAGAAGACTGCCCACAGTTGCTTGGACCTGTTCAAGAAAGAGACGGGTGTCATCTATCGCATGATAGGTATTGACCCAACCAAAGTGCCGAAGAACCCAGAACGCTTCACAGACTGGGCTGTGGTGTTGGCTGATACGCCTCTGTCATCTGGGAGGCATTACTGGGAGGTCACAGTGAAACGTTCACAAGAGTTCCGAATTGGTGTGGCAGAGATTAACATGTCCCGTGAAGAATGTATTGGTGCCAATAACAGCTCCTGGGTCTATGCTTATATCCAAAAGAAGTGGTATTCAATGTCCTCTAATGAGATGATACCAGTCAACTTCTTTGGAAAGCCTGATCGTGTTGGCTTTCTCCTGGACTGTGAAGCCAAGAAGCTGAGTTTAATAGACATCGAGAAACCTACTGTTGTTGACACAATAACAACAGAGTTCAGAACACCACTTGTTCCAGCCTTTGCACTTTGGGACGGAGAACTCTTAACACATCCAGACCTAGACATTATACAAGGCATCTGAATCTCTCTCACCTGCCAGTCATGATGCCTGATATCTGGCCTTCATTTTGCTCACTGTGTGCTTGTCAGTCATTTTTAAAGATGTGGCTTCTTTGTAACTTAGCTCTAGTTAAAGTTGTATATGCAGTGTTTTAAGCAATGTTATCCTTTGACTTTGTATGGTATCTTGAAAGCACAAGTGACTGCTTTATCCAGCTTTGAGTACTATGTGATTTCCACTGCCAAGGGTGTtgaaaacagtttttaaaaagagaaaacaaaacatAATGAGAATTTGATCCTTGTTAGCAATAAACTGAAGGAAAAGGTATTATCTTTTGGCTTTAGGTGATTGCATAATCAATTCTGAAAATGCTGAACATTAACGAAGCAAAACCTTATCACTTTTTTTGATGAGTTCCTTAACACAGGAGATAGTGGCATCTGGAATTGTAATCATTAGTATTCTATCTGTTGTACTGTGATATAAAAAAATCTATGCAACAACAACTTGTATTTATATGGCCCCTTCAAAATAACAAAACTTTCTTTGTTTTGGGATTAAGATGGTCTGCAGATTGAAGCAGAGATTATCTGTGATCTCCAGAATGATTCTGGAGAAATGAGAAAATTTTGGACAATGTTATATGTGGTCCAGCCATATGTGGCAGGTGTGCCAAGCTCACACTTGTTTCAGTGATACTACTGATAACTGATAAAAGCTTTCTTTGAGCTCCTAATTGCAAAGACAACATACAAGCATTCACACTCTGTACAGTATGCTACCCATCCGGACATACAATGATCAGTCTTGCAGCTTCCTTCCAAGCCTGTGACTCTGGAGCCTCCCCTTGCAAGTGTTGGTCCTTGGGTCTATGTAATCCCAGTTTCTGCTGTTGTTTCAATGTTTGATAAGGGGTTAAGCTGTTTCCAAGGGCCATCTCATTCCTATTCCTTCTATTCTCATTTGAGACACTTATCACATTGATATTCCAGTTCAGGTCTACCCCATTTTATCCACATTTGTCCTGTTGTAGCTGGACTAATCATACACGGACTGTCAAGGTTTCCACACGACCAATTATCTAGTACTCTGGTTATTGGTACTGAGCCACAGGAGCACATAATTTACATGGAGAGGTTGAGGGAGCATAGAAAGTCAATGAACTTGAGAGTGATGGCATAATTTGCTCTTGTTTTTATCACTAACTGAGTGGAACACAAACTTGGTTGTAATTTAAATCTGTTTATCAAACTGGCAGAATGCTCAGGACTGACTGTTCTTGCGAATTTTGGATTACTGTATTTATGCTCAGTGAGGACTGCTACTGGCAAGGAGCAGAACAGTTATTTTTAAAGCATTGAGCCAGAGAAAGCTTCCACAACTCTTTTAGGACCTAAAAGAACAACCTTTGATGTACCCATGCAAAGTTTACCCTATTTTTCCCCACCTTCTCTTTCCTTAACCGTGCCCAAGTAATTTTGCCAATCAGTGCTGAATACTGGTCACACTCAACTGCACAATGGGCAATACACAGTAGGTATGTATGTTTCTTCTCATCAGATTTGAGTCTAGGGCCCAAGGTATTAATCCCACTTTTCAGCTCTTGTATGAACTTCTGAATGTAGAACTTCCTACCCTATAATTGTCTCTTCAGAAAGAGCATAACTAATTGCCCATGTTTACAGGGCTTCATGGCTCTATAGTTGATGCTTTGTTCCCATGATCCCAGAACCTGACCAAAACATAATAACCCAGCAGGCTGAGAGAAAAACAAGTGGGCTCTGTAAATGTATAGGCTTGCAAGAAGAAAGAGATACAAGAGGAGGAAATGTAAATTTGCAAAAATGTTTAGCTGTCTCTTACCTTCTCTGAATTCTCTGGCTGTcaacaagatttacaagtcaatACATAAATAACACTGGTTCCATCAAATCCATAATTCTCCTTCTCTCTTTGAAAGTGCTAAACCTCAGATCATAAAATCTTTTCACTAATCTTTCAGAAACTAAATTTCTCCtttaaaagattttttttgttatATATTTGAACATCAAATAGATTGACATTTCGTAATGACTCTGGACCGGTTACCTCAGGAAATTACAGTGAAGGTGGTGCAATCAAAGAAGAGATACAGCAGAAGTGGAGGGTGGAAGTAAAGTTGGACAGATATGTGGAATTGACTAGTATATTTACCCCTTGAAGTCGTAAATGTAAGGTTGACAATATATCAAACAAAAAGGAGGGGGCTGGTAGGACCTTAGTTTAAGATCAAAGAAGAAGCTGTAGAGACAGCTTTTAATAGCTTTAAAATACAGTCACCGCACAGAGGTGAccagtattcatttccataacgccataagatacaggagcatacTTGGACCATTCAACCCATCAGGTTTACTCAGTCATTCAATCATCACTGATTATTTTTCCCCAACCCCACTCTTCTAGCTTCTCCTTGTAACACTTAatccctttaccaatcaagaactgaTTGATtgctaccttaaatacacccaatgacttggtctctgcAGACCtatgtggcaatgatttccacagattcactacccactggcttaagaaattccccCTTCATCTCAGTCTGGTAAGTCTTAAAGAGATCTCTCtgcatccttctgaactccatcaagGATAGGCCCAGAATCACAACGGGCtgctcctttcattcctgggattattcttgtgaaacATTCCTCCTCAGGGCCAGTACATTCttagatacagggcccaaaatTCCTCACCGTATTCCAAACACAGTCTGACCAGTGGTTTTTAAAGCCTCAACAAGACCACTTTGAttttattctagtccttttgaaatgaatgctaatgttgcatttaccTTACTTACTgccaactcaacctgcatgtAACTCACGAGGGAATTCAGAactaagactcccaagtccctttgcactcccaatttctgaattttttccccacttagaaaatagtttgcacctTTATTCTTCCTAATGAAATGCATaaccccacactgtattccaGATTGTTGGTAGATTGATCCCCAAGGCAGTTTTAAATACACAGGGTTCAGCTGTTGCATTATAGTTGTTGTAATCTTTCAATCTTTCCTGAATAGGAAGTTCAGTTTTGTTGCCAATTATTAAATTCCTGGGTGAGGCTCTTGCACAACCAATTGTGGCTCAATTCCAGCCCATTAGAAAGATAGGTAAGGATAAAACCTACATCCCTTACTGGCAGTAAGTTCCAAACCTCCACTACTGAGTGAAAAATGAACACTTTCCTTGATTCCTGATTAACCTTTCACCAATTAACTGTAATCTATGTCCTCTGGATACAACTGGATGGCACTCAACGACAACGACGACAACAACATCCTCTGGTTAGCGACCTTCACGTTTAGGGGCGAGTCCTTCCTGTTCACCCTTTTTGGACTGCTTACAATTTTACAAACCTGAACTAAGatcttcctccacactgctcTATGCGAATGAAACTAGTCTTAGCTTAGCCTTTTTTTTCCCCGTCAAAACTAAGATTCGCCAGACTTGGCAGCATTCTTAGAAGTTTTTAGCGTCATCATATCCTGCAGGATCCTGTAGTTACTAAAACTGAATGGTCCTCTAGCTGAGGCCTAACTGATGTCTAATACAGTTCCAgcttgatcccttcctgttcttaTATTTTAAGCTTCAGACAACAACCTGAAGTATTTTGTGTATCTTAATCACCTTATCCTGTCCTGCTCTCTTTCTGGGATATGTGAGCATGAACTCCAAGGTTTTGTTGTTCAGTATCTTATGGATTACTGTGGATTCAACATAGGGGGCCCCTTCAGCCTAGAgcaacatataaaatgctggaggaattcagcagttcagccagcatctatgttgagtaaacagtcaatgtttcaggccgagaccctccatcaagaCCATTTTAATCCAGAATCTATTCTGGCCCACAGCAATCCCATTCCCCCTTTCACCCCAAataattttccctgtaacctgATGACTCTACTTTCCCATCAGTTCTCCCAGATTCTACTATACACTAAGGGTTAATTAATAGCAGATTAATCTACCGACATGTCTTTGGGgtacaggaggaaactggagtaccccgaggaaacccacacagccacaggGAAGATGTGCAAATTTTCCATAAACAACACTGAGAGGTCAGGaatgaacctgggtcattggATCTGTGAGGCAGTGGTTTTCCCAACTATGCTTTGTGTTCCCTTCCAAGTGCAATACTGTACTGCACACCTAAATTTGACTTTACACTTGCATTTCCCTACCCTTCTAAGTTGAGAGAAATTTTGCAGAGTCTGGAGTTTGATGGAATAATTCTATTCTAGTCTGGAATAGACAAGGTATCCTGAGTTACACTCAACTGTAACCAACAGAGCATAGGTATTCAGCGAAggggtctcccaatctgtgttgggtctcactgatgtacaggaggccacaccggaagcaccagatacagtagatgaccctgacagactcacaggtgaagtgtcccctcacctggaaggacagtttggggtcctgaatggtagtgagggaggaggtgtaggagcaggtgtagatgttctccttttttaaagaaaggggcttcccttcctccaccattaacactggcctcatccacatctcttccattttacacatgtctgctctcaccctatcctcttgacaccccaccagggatagggttcatcttgtcctcacctaccagcccgcCAGCCTCTACGTCCAGCACATaactctccaaaacttctgccatctccaatcagattccccatctccagccctttacctctttcaccaatcgacgtCCCAGATTTTACTTCACTACCCCCTTCACTGATCACCTACTAGCTTGTatttttcctcccctcctccaccttcttactctcaCTTCTCATCTATTTTCTCCAGTTCCAAtgaaaggatcttggcctgaaacatcaaccatttactcttttccatagatgctgcctggcctgctgggttcctccagcaatttgtgtgtgttgcaggtatttccttccattccctgccAGTTCCCTGcctgcctgtctaaatgtcttttaaatgttactattgtatctgcttccactggTAATGTGTTCCAGTCACCTACTATTGTAGAGAAAAAAATTGCCATGCAAATATCCTTTAAACTCTTTCCCTTTACTCTTAAAGCTATGCTCTCTACATATTTGACATCTCTACAATGGGGGAAAAAAACTATCTACCTTGTCTGAGACTcaaattttataaatttctgtcAGGTTGCCCCTCAacctccaacactccagagaaaacaacccaagtttgtccaactctccttatagctaataccctctaatctaggcaacatcctggtaaacatcttctgcaccttttccaaagcctccacctcCTCCTTGTAAAGGAATTATCCGAACTGTACACTTGGCTAGCCACAGCACGACTTCCCAGCCTTcatactcaatgcctcaactgATGAAGACAGGCATGCCTTGCAACTTCTTTATCACCCTATCctcttgtgttgccactttcagagaactctGGGCTTGCAGCCCAAGGTCTCTATGTACATCAATGCTCCTTAAAGTCCTGCCATATACTGTATACTTTCCTCTTAGATTTGACCAACTTCTCACACTTGTTcagtttaaactccatctgcccacATTTCCAACTGTGGTATATCCAAATGAATCCTCTCACAACCTTCCACAACTCTGCTAATTTTTGTGGTGTCTGCAGACTTAACAGATacaatttcatccaaatcatccACATCACAGAGGTCTGAGCATTGATCTTTGATACATTGACCTTATCCATAGAGGAAGGCAATGTTATATCATTATTGACCAAACCATCATTTCCTCCCTTCTGATTGCAATACAATTCGTTAAGCTGCTTAACCACCTGATGTACCAACGTGTTCTGCTGTGCAGTATTAGGGATTTTATTGCTGTACTGCCACCCAGTGGCAATGTGCAATAATCACAGCTTGATGAATTAATTCATCTACAAACGTAATTTGTGAAGACAGAATCATAGATGTACAGCACAAAaaggggccattcagcccattgtgttcaTGTTAGCAAAAAGtggattttaattccaattctcagCTCTCAATCCTTAGTCCTGCGGGTTATAGCTAGACCCAAGTATTTCTAAAAGACAATGAGGGTTTCTGCACCCCTACAACTCTTTCAGGCAGCAAATTCTAGAGCTTCACTACTCATTGAGCAAAACCAAGATACTCAACTCCCCTCTAGTTTTTGTACCATTTAAATTTATGTCCCTTCATTACTGACCTCTCTGAAAGGAGAGAGAGGCACATCCTTAACGTCTACCttgtcattttgtacacctccgtTCTCAGAATTTTGTTGCAGAATAAAATGCCCAGCCAAGGTATGGTCTTctcatgaggaggaatttatttagccagagagtggtgaatctgtggaattctttgccacatttaaggcaggggttgatagattttgGATTGgccagagcatgaagggatatggggagaaggcaggagattggggccaagaggaaaattggatcagctgtgatgaaatgacaaagcagactcaatgggccaaatggcctaattctgctccatatcttatggtcttatgactacAATTCTATGTCTTGGCAATATCCTATGCACCTTGTTCATGTTGTTACTCTTGACCAGAACTGTACTATACTCTAACTGTGACCAAAATAGTGAATTGTACAATTCTCCCTGCTTTCTATCCTATGCCAGAACAGATATTCCATAGGCCTTCTCTGCTTAACAGAAGTCTGTAAACATGAACTGCAAGACCCTTATATGTATTCTACACTCATTGTGCATTATGCATTCCCTAACTATATTTGTTCTCTAAGTGTAGGACTTCCCCAGAATggatttcatttgtcacttgtaTGCTCACAAAATCTGTTCATTGATTCTTTCTGCAGCTCACAAGTTTCTTCCTCATTATCATCCACACTACCAGTTTTGGTaccactgacaaacttcacaacCACAGACCTAGGTTTAAGCTCAAATCACATGTTTACCATGAAAAGCAAGGGACTGAGCTCCAACGTATTCGACAGCATACTTGCCTACAGTTACTAAAACTCTGaccaccaccctttgctttctcccACTGAGACAATAAAAATTCAACTTTCCCTTGGATCACATGGGTAATCTGCCATGTGGGTGTTTAATCAAAAGGCTTGCTATAATCTGTTGGATTACACCAGATGTGCTAACCCGAACTCTGAGttatctcttcaaaaaattcaattaggcaaGTATGACCTTAACAAATCCGTGATCATTGTGTGGTTAACACACACACTTCTCTAAATATCATCCCTTGAATTTTCCCTGCAATTTCCCCACTACTGAAATCTTCCCTGTAGTTTCTTAatctatctctttctctctttttaaaCAACAGCACCAATTTAGCAACTCTGATACCACACTTGGAGCAATGAGCATTGGAAAATGttggcaaaacacacaaaatgctcgaggaactcagcaggccaggtagcatctatggaaaaaagtacagttgccatttcgggcccagaccctttgccagtcctgccgaagcgtctcggcccgaaacgtcgacggtacttttttccccccatagatgctgcctggcctgctgagttcctccaacattttgtgtgtgttgctttggatttccagcacctgcagattttctcttgtttgtgattggaaaatGTTGGCTTCCTTGAAAAGCTGGGAAGGATTTCATCTGGGAAAATGCTGGGCCATATGACTTTTTTCCTCTCTTGCAGTATTTCACATTCTTCCTCCTTTTCCATGAAGAGATGTAAAGTGTTTATTCAGATctttacgcaaacacgaggaaatctgcaggtgctggaatttcaagcaacacacataaaagttgctggtgaacgcagcaggtcaagaATTaaaagctcttctttcagttagtcctgacgaagggtcttggcctgaaacgtcgactgtacctcttcctacagatgctgcctggcctgctgtgttcaccagcaactttgatgtgtgttgattcagATCTTTACATTCACTTTGCAGTTTTGATCTCTAAAAGAGCCCAGTCTTTCCTTTTATAATTCTTACCGTTCCTGTATTTATCTTGTTTTTCTTCGATTTTATCTTCCAATACATCCTTTTTGCCCTTGATATCCCATTTCCTATACTCATCTGGTATCTTGGTATCTGTTCTGCTTTATCCTGCTTTGTACATTCTTCAGTAGTGGTCTAGAGTTGAATTTTGCTTCCTCTTTATAATGGATTTGCATTTACTATGAAAACTCATTACTTTTTGACTGTCTTCCAATGCACTGATTTACCTTCTGTAAATCTCCCAGACATCCACATCCCACATACAGTGCAAAATACTACCCCTGGAGCCAATCTGACTATACTATGCACTAATAGaggaggaatgaacaaataagaacagcgAGAGAGTTACTTTCAAGACAATCTACCTTACCCTAGCCTGATCTCGCCTAAGCCTGATGAGTCAAAGCCACTCTAAAGTCTGGCACACTCAAAAGCAGGTGCCGCCCTGCTCGCACCTGCGTTCCTTGTATTCCCCCTTTCTAATGGTCACccctcaactcagagaaactgccgCAAAACACTGCCTTCAAAATCTTGATTGCTGTCCTGATTAAGAAGTAGCTGTTTCCTTGGTGTGGATTGTCCTACTCAGTGTATTATAATACACTTTCCTCAACAGATCAGGTCACCTTGAACACTTTGATTCCAAACCCTGGAGTAGTGAGGCAGAATTTGAGCAGATCACAACTCTGTTTGGCTTAACTTGTCCAGCCCATTGCAGACTAATGATAATAGCCGTAAATTCTGTGGAATAGACAGACAACCCATTGGTCAGCCTGTTCCCCACCTCAACATTAAACCAGGGGTACATGTCCCAGAGCCCATCCAGTTACCGACTGGGTGTTTAGAACCATCTGTAAAGATAGACAAAAAGAAAAgatactgctgctgtaaatgacCCAGACATCCTCTCA
The sequence above is drawn from the Mobula birostris isolate sMobBir1 chromosome X, sMobBir1.hap1, whole genome shotgun sequence genome and encodes:
- the spryd4 gene encoding SPRY domain-containing protein 4 isoform X1, whose amino-acid sequence is MGSQEEAEMDHLLGTSGRTLVNASALFLAIMDPTEDLNFKLDEKTAHSCLDLFKKETGVIYRMIGIDPTKVPKNPERFTDWAVVLADTPLSSGRHYWEVTVKRSQEFRIGVAEINMSREECIGANNSSWVYAYIQKKWYSMSSNEMIPVNFFGKPDRVGFLLDCEAKKLSLIDIEKPTVVDTITTEFRTPLVPAFALWDGELLTHPDLDIIQGI
- the spryd4 gene encoding SPRY domain-containing protein 4 isoform X2, coding for MAAARKLWGVVGLTGLLQGRTFPCGWNRRYLNFKLDEKTAHSCLDLFKKETGVIYRMIGIDPTKVPKNPERFTDWAVVLADTPLSSGRHYWEVTVKRSQEFRIGVAEINMSREECIGANNSSWVYAYIQKKWYSMSSNEMIPVNFFGKPDRVGFLLDCEAKKLSLIDIEKPTVVDTITTEFRTPLVPAFALWDGELLTHPDLDIIQGI